In one window of Gudongella oleilytica DNA:
- a CDS encoding murein hydrolase activator EnvC family protein, whose product MNRKRLLTFVIALALVFTSVMQASGETVEELKKKQENIQKEIEETKKEIEAMQKETKNLDNQIKELDLRVSNAASELTSVENELQILNSEIENTMESLKEAEINIEERTETFNQRLRVMYKNGNAGYLEVLLSSDNIKDFLSRQEMIHSIADYDKELIKYMKEQRDIIEEKKVELEAQRASVETTKAKLEDRKRSLERASRDKELLMADIALDIKAFEKEYDKLNDFAKEIESQIVKLQKNSGPYSGGKMAWPVPGHSRISSPYGYRIHPIFKVKKLHTGIDIPAPTGTAITAAAAGTVIYSDWLGGYGKVIMLDHGGGIVTLYAHNSALVVSEGQSVKRGDTVSKAGSTGNSTGPHLHFEVRKDGAYVDPLPWLNGSI is encoded by the coding sequence GTGAACAGGAAAAGACTACTTACATTCGTAATAGCACTTGCATTGGTGTTTACTTCAGTCATGCAGGCCAGTGGAGAAACCGTAGAGGAGCTGAAGAAGAAACAGGAGAATATCCAGAAGGAGATCGAAGAGACAAAAAAAGAAATTGAAGCAATGCAAAAGGAAACCAAAAACCTTGATAATCAGATTAAGGAGCTTGACCTAAGGGTATCCAATGCGGCGTCTGAGCTGACAAGTGTTGAAAATGAGCTTCAGATACTAAACTCAGAGATAGAAAACACCATGGAAAGCCTTAAGGAAGCAGAGATAAATATCGAGGAACGTACAGAAACATTCAATCAAAGACTGAGAGTAATGTATAAGAATGGAAATGCAGGGTATCTTGAGGTCCTGCTGTCATCAGACAACATCAAGGATTTCCTCTCCAGACAGGAGATGATACATTCCATTGCTGATTACGACAAAGAACTTATTAAATATATGAAGGAACAAAGAGACATAATTGAGGAGAAGAAGGTTGAGCTGGAGGCACAGAGAGCATCTGTGGAGACGACCAAGGCTAAGCTCGAGGATAGAAAAAGAAGCCTCGAGAGAGCCAGCAGGGACAAAGAGCTACTAATGGCAGATATTGCTCTCGATATCAAGGCATTCGAAAAAGAATACGACAAACTCAATGACTTTGCCAAGGAGATCGAATCCCAGATAGTAAAGCTTCAAAAGAATTCCGGACCTTATTCAGGAGGCAAAATGGCGTGGCCTGTGCCCGGGCATTCAAGGATAAGCTCGCCATATGGATATAGGATCCATCCGATATTCAAGGTCAAAAAGCTTCACACCGGTATAGATATCCCTGCACCGACAGGTACAGCCATAACTGCGGCAGCTGCGGGAACAGTGATCTACAGCGACTGGCTTGGAGGCTATGGCAAGGTCATAATGCTTGACCACGGCGGTGGGATCGTAACACTCTATGCACATAATTCAGCGTTAGTTGTCTCCGAGGGGCAGAGCGTAAAAAGAGGAGATACGGTGTCTAAGGCTGGAAGCACAGGAAACTCTACTGGACCGCACCTTCACTTTGAGGTACGTAAGGATGGAGCCTACGTGGATCCTTTACCTTGGTTGAATGGAAGCATATGA